A window of the Lepus europaeus isolate LE1 chromosome 5, mLepTim1.pri, whole genome shotgun sequence genome harbors these coding sequences:
- the LOC133761111 gene encoding ubiquitin-conjugating enzyme E2 L3-like, protein MAASRRLMKELEEIRKCGMKNFRNIQVDEVNLLTWQGLIVPDNPPYDKGAFRIEINFPAEYPFKPPKITFKTKIYHPNIDEKGQVCLPVISAENWKPATKTDQVIQSLIALVNDPQPEHLLRADVAEEYSKDRKKFCKNAEEFTKKYGEKRPVD, encoded by the coding sequence ATGGCGGCCAGCAGGAGGCTGATGAAGGAGCTTGAAGAGATCCGCAAATGTGGAATGAAAAACTTCCGTAACATCCAGGTTGATGAAGTTAATTTATTGACTTGGCAAGGGCTTATTGTTCCTGACAACCCTCCATATGACAAGGGAGCCTTCAGAATCGAAATCAACTTTCCAGCAGAGTACCCATTCAAACCACCGAAGatcacatttaaaacaaaaatctatcACCCAAACATTGATGAAAAGGGGCAGGTCTGTCTGCCTGTAATTAGTGCTGAAAACTGGAAGCCAGCAACCAAAACCGACCAAGTAATCCAGTCCCTCATAGCACTGGTGAACGACCCCCAGCCCGAGCACCTGCTTCGGGCTGACGTAGCTGAAGAATACTCTAAGGACCGTAAAAAATTCTGTAAGAATGCTGAAGAGTTTACAAAGAAATATGGGGAGAAGCGACCTGTGGACTAA